A genomic segment from Kyrpidia tusciae DSM 2912 encodes:
- the efeB gene encoding iron uptake transporter deferrochelatase/peroxidase subunit codes for MESKHPDGGIRREGADTDFLHKKMSRREVLRLSAAAGFGLVLGMGSLSLLRPGEVPEGGAAAGAGAGGIGGGDVIEFYGPHQAGIATPQQDHLVLASFDVTGSGRNDLRDLLRLWSSYAARMCRGERVGADPANRYLPPDDNGEAVGLAPGKLTITFGLGPTLFRKDGVDRFGLAGQQPEPLREIPPMPRDDLRPEWCGGDLCIQACSDDPQVAFHAIRHLARAAAGAAAVRWVQQGFLRKPSNAAGEAGTPRNLFGFKDGTGNVDIADPGEMNRHIWVNGTDQPSWMRGGTYLAVRRIRMLIEVWDRSSLTDQEKTMGRKKDSGAPFGGQDEFSPVNPALLPATSHVRLARGDGSVKMLRRSYSYLHGIDGKTGSLDAGLVFMAFQRDLQKQFVPVLERLAAQDALNEYISHIGSAVFACPPGARPGGYVGETLLG; via the coding sequence ATGGAATCGAAGCATCCGGATGGTGGGATCCGTCGAGAAGGCGCTGACACGGATTTCCTCCACAAGAAAATGAGTCGGAGAGAGGTGCTGCGGCTGTCGGCCGCCGCCGGGTTCGGGTTGGTTCTCGGAATGGGGAGTTTGAGCCTGTTGCGTCCGGGAGAAGTTCCCGAGGGAGGGGCGGCGGCCGGCGCGGGTGCGGGCGGGATCGGCGGGGGGGATGTCATCGAATTCTATGGTCCTCATCAGGCGGGGATCGCCACGCCCCAACAGGATCATCTGGTATTGGCGTCCTTTGACGTCACGGGTTCCGGGCGCAACGATCTGCGCGATTTGTTGCGCCTCTGGTCTTCGTATGCGGCGCGGATGTGCCGGGGGGAACGGGTTGGGGCGGACCCGGCGAATCGGTATCTTCCGCCGGACGACAATGGGGAGGCGGTGGGCTTGGCGCCGGGCAAACTCACGATCACCTTCGGACTTGGCCCCACGCTCTTTCGGAAAGACGGCGTGGACCGCTTTGGTCTGGCCGGCCAACAGCCCGAGCCGTTGCGAGAGATCCCGCCGATGCCCAGGGATGACCTGCGTCCGGAGTGGTGCGGCGGAGATTTGTGCATTCAGGCTTGCTCCGACGATCCCCAGGTGGCTTTTCACGCAATCCGGCATCTGGCCCGGGCGGCCGCGGGAGCGGCGGCGGTCCGCTGGGTCCAACAGGGTTTCCTCCGCAAACCTTCGAATGCGGCGGGAGAGGCCGGGACGCCCCGCAATTTGTTCGGGTTTAAGGATGGTACCGGCAATGTCGATATCGCCGATCCGGGAGAGATGAACCGGCACATTTGGGTCAATGGAACCGATCAGCCGTCCTGGATGCGGGGCGGGACCTATCTGGCCGTCCGGAGGATTCGCATGCTCATCGAGGTGTGGGACCGGTCGTCCCTGACGGACCAGGAGAAGACCATGGGCAGGAAAAAAGACAGCGGAGCGCCCTTCGGAGGCCAAGACGAATTTTCCCCGGTGAACCCCGCCCTTCTGCCGGCGACATCCCATGTGCGGCTGGCGCGCGGCGACGGGAGCGTCAAGATGTTGCGCCGGAGTTACTCCTACCTGCACGGGATCGACGGGAAGACGGGCTCCCTCGATGCGGGTCTGGTGTTCATGGCTTTCCAAAGGGATCTGCAGAAGCAATTTGTTCCCGTTTTGGAGAGGTTGGCCGCCCAAGACGCGCTGAATGAGTACATTTCCCATATCGGAAGTGCCGTTTTCGCTTGCCCGCCCGGCGCGCGACCGGGGGGGTACGTCGGGGAAACGTTGCTTGGCTGA